From the genome of Variovorax sp. RA8, one region includes:
- a CDS encoding DUF2059 domain-containing protein, whose translation MKNFKFALLAIAIAGSSMAMAQDKPAMVKQFLDLQRPGIEALARGLVEQSSAPIAQAGSQYLQTQVPAEKREAAAKAADAELKKYFDEAYPIVRDKAVALAPDALGPILRDNFSEEELRQLLAWINSPLSKKYQELNPKMQTALTEKLVAETRSSIEPKMRTLDANVAKALGAPTEGASPAKSAPKAPAKK comes from the coding sequence GTGAAAAATTTCAAGTTCGCGCTCCTCGCGATCGCGATCGCCGGCAGCTCCATGGCCATGGCCCAGGACAAGCCGGCAATGGTCAAGCAGTTCCTCGACCTGCAGCGCCCCGGCATCGAGGCGCTCGCACGCGGACTGGTCGAGCAGTCGAGCGCTCCCATCGCGCAGGCCGGCTCGCAATACCTGCAGACGCAGGTCCCCGCCGAGAAGCGCGAGGCCGCCGCCAAGGCTGCCGACGCCGAGCTCAAGAAGTACTTCGACGAAGCCTACCCCATCGTGCGCGACAAGGCCGTGGCGCTCGCGCCGGACGCGCTAGGCCCGATCCTGCGCGACAACTTCAGCGAAGAAGAACTGCGCCAGCTGCTGGCCTGGATCAACTCGCCCCTGAGCAAGAAGTACCAGGAACTCAACCCCAAGATGCAGACCGCGCTGACGGAAAAGCTGGTGGCCGAGACCCGCTCCAGCATCGAGCCGAAAATGCGCACGCTCGACGCCAATGTCGCCAAGGCCCTGGGGGCGCCGACGGAAGGTGCATCGCCGGCCAAGTCAGCGCCCAAGGCGCCCGCCAAGAAGTGA
- a CDS encoding bifunctional 3-phosphoshikimate 1-carboxyvinyltransferase/cytidylate kinase produces MFSTPFLDLPPLAGAGGTVRLPGSKSISNRVLLLAALAGGTTTVHDLLDSDDTRVMLDALAALGCRIDRAGAALRIEGLDGRLRTSGAKLFLGNAGTAMRPLTAALSLLGGEFELSGVPRMHERPIGDLIDALVQLGCRIDYLGNPGYPPLAIHPVPIDTLQLDAPIRVRGDVSSQFLTALLLALPLAAGSAPPGNGPAAGRDITIEVIGELISKPYIEITLNLLSRFGIDVRREGWERFVIPAGSRYRSPGDIHVEADASSASYFIALGAIAKGEGIRIEGVGADSIQGDIRFVEAARQMGARIDSGPNWLAISRGAWPLKAIELDANHIPDAAMTLAVMALYADGPCLLRNIASWRVKETDRIDAMARELRKLGAVVEDGPDFLRVHPLRAADWRAASIRTYDDHRVAMCFSLAAFNPSGLPVRILEPHCVAKTFPDYFETLFSVAEAAEVPVICIDGPTASGKGTLAVAVAYQLGYHYLDSGTLYRVTGLAMRRSGLEADATHEARIAELARTLPLRFADGKVLLADEDVSDAIRTEAAGMDASRVSALPVVRQALLSLQKSFRRLPGLVADGRDMGTVVFPDAALKVYLTASAAQRAERRHKQLISKGISTTLAGLRADLEARDLRDSSRSVAPLKPAPDARLLDNSTLSVEQSVEQVLSWWQEVQPFGSS; encoded by the coding sequence ATGTTCTCCACGCCCTTCCTCGACCTCCCACCACTCGCGGGTGCCGGCGGCACCGTGCGCCTTCCAGGTTCAAAGAGCATTTCCAACCGGGTACTGCTGCTGGCGGCGCTTGCCGGTGGCACGACCACCGTGCACGACCTGCTGGACTCGGACGACACGCGGGTGATGCTCGATGCCCTCGCTGCGCTCGGCTGCCGCATCGACCGCGCAGGCGCCGCACTACGCATCGAGGGTCTCGACGGCCGGCTGCGCACCTCCGGCGCCAAGCTCTTCCTGGGCAATGCCGGGACCGCGATGCGGCCGCTGACAGCGGCGCTGTCGCTGCTCGGGGGCGAGTTCGAGCTGTCGGGCGTGCCGCGCATGCACGAGCGGCCGATCGGCGATCTGATCGACGCGCTCGTGCAGCTCGGCTGCCGCATCGACTACCTCGGCAACCCCGGCTATCCGCCGCTGGCCATCCATCCGGTGCCGATCGATACGCTCCAGTTGGATGCGCCGATCCGGGTGCGCGGCGATGTCTCCAGCCAGTTCCTGACCGCCCTGCTGCTGGCGCTGCCGCTGGCCGCGGGGTCTGCCCCACCCGGGAACGGTCCGGCCGCGGGGCGCGACATCACGATCGAGGTGATCGGCGAACTGATCTCCAAGCCCTACATCGAGATCACGCTCAACCTGCTGTCACGCTTCGGCATCGACGTCCGGCGCGAAGGCTGGGAACGCTTCGTCATCCCGGCCGGCAGCCGCTACCGCTCGCCCGGAGACATCCACGTCGAAGCCGATGCGTCCTCGGCCAGCTACTTCATCGCGCTTGGCGCGATCGCCAAGGGTGAAGGCATCCGCATCGAGGGGGTGGGCGCGGACTCGATCCAGGGCGACATCCGCTTCGTCGAGGCGGCGCGGCAGATGGGCGCCCGGATCGACAGCGGCCCCAACTGGCTGGCGATCTCGCGCGGAGCCTGGCCGCTCAAGGCAATCGAGCTCGACGCCAATCACATCCCCGACGCCGCGATGACCCTGGCTGTCATGGCGCTGTACGCCGACGGCCCCTGCCTGCTGCGCAACATCGCGAGCTGGCGCGTCAAGGAGACCGACCGCATCGATGCCATGGCCCGGGAACTGCGCAAGCTGGGGGCCGTCGTCGAGGACGGCCCCGACTTCCTGCGCGTGCATCCTCTCCGCGCGGCCGATTGGCGTGCCGCGAGCATCCGCACCTACGACGACCACCGGGTGGCAATGTGCTTCTCGCTGGCAGCCTTCAATCCGTCCGGGCTGCCCGTGCGCATCCTCGAGCCGCATTGCGTCGCCAAGACCTTTCCCGACTACTTCGAGACCCTCTTCTCGGTGGCCGAGGCGGCCGAAGTGCCGGTGATCTGCATCGACGGCCCCACCGCCTCGGGCAAGGGGACGCTGGCCGTGGCCGTGGCATACCAGCTGGGCTACCACTATCTCGATTCGGGCACGCTCTACCGCGTCACCGGCCTCGCGATGCGCCGCAGCGGCCTCGAGGCGGACGCCACCCACGAAGCACGGATCGCCGAACTCGCGCGCACCCTGCCCCTGCGCTTCGCCGACGGCAAGGTCCTGTTGGCCGACGAGGACGTCAGCGACGCCATCCGTACCGAGGCGGCCGGCATGGACGCCTCCCGCGTCTCCGCGCTGCCGGTCGTGCGACAGGCGTTGCTGTCGCTGCAGAAGAGCTTCCGCCGCCTGCCCGGTCTCGTGGCCGACGGCCGTGACATGGGCACGGTCGTCTTTCCCGATGCCGCCCTCAAGGTCTACCTGACCGCCAGTGCCGCCCAGCGCGCGGAGAGGCGGCATAAGCAATTGATTTCAAAGGGTATTTCGACTACACTCGCCGGTCTTCGCGCCGATCTGGAAGCGCGCGACCTTCGGGACTCCTCCCGCAGCGTCGCCCCTTTGAAGCCGGCGCCTGATGCCCGCCTCCTGGACAACTCCACTCTCTCGGTCGAGCAATCGGTCGAGCAAGTGCTGTCCTGGTGGCAGGAAGTACAGCCCTTCGGGTCCTCCTGA
- a CDS encoding TRAP transporter substrate-binding protein, which translates to MIHKFGIALASLALGAAAFAQTKWDLPTAYPAANFHTENITQFASDVDKATGGKLKITVHANAALFKAPEIKRAVQGGQAQMGEILLVNYQNEWQIFGTDGIPFLADSYDAAWKLYQAQKPTLEKKLAEQGMMLLYAVAWPPQGIFVKKEIASAADLKGVKWRAYSPATARIGELVGAQPVTVQQAELSQAMATGVIESYMSSGSTGYDTKTYEYIKNFYDTQAWLPKNAVLVNKKAFDALDKATQDGLLKAGAEAEKRGWEISKKKNVEYLELLKKNGMAIHPPSAQLKSDMKKVGDTMIKEWLDKAGPEGQAVVDAYKKM; encoded by the coding sequence ATGATTCACAAGTTCGGCATCGCCCTCGCCAGCCTCGCCCTTGGCGCGGCAGCCTTCGCGCAAACCAAGTGGGACCTGCCCACCGCCTATCCGGCCGCCAACTTCCACACCGAGAACATCACCCAGTTCGCGAGCGACGTCGACAAGGCGACTGGCGGCAAGCTCAAGATCACCGTTCATGCGAACGCCGCCCTGTTCAAGGCGCCGGAGATCAAGCGTGCCGTGCAGGGCGGACAAGCGCAGATGGGCGAGATCCTGCTCGTCAACTACCAGAACGAGTGGCAGATCTTCGGCACCGACGGCATCCCTTTCCTGGCCGACAGCTACGACGCCGCCTGGAAGCTCTACCAAGCCCAGAAACCGACGCTCGAAAAGAAGCTGGCCGAGCAGGGGATGATGCTGCTCTACGCGGTGGCCTGGCCGCCGCAGGGCATCTTCGTGAAAAAGGAGATCGCGTCCGCTGCCGACCTCAAGGGCGTGAAGTGGCGCGCCTACAGCCCTGCCACGGCGCGCATCGGCGAACTGGTGGGCGCCCAGCCGGTCACGGTGCAGCAGGCCGAGTTGTCGCAGGCCATGGCCACCGGCGTGATCGAGTCCTACATGTCCTCGGGTTCGACCGGCTACGACACCAAGACCTACGAGTACATCAAGAACTTCTATGACACCCAGGCCTGGCTTCCCAAGAATGCGGTCCTGGTGAACAAGAAAGCCTTCGACGCGCTCGACAAGGCCACCCAGGACGGACTGCTGAAGGCCGGTGCCGAGGCCGAGAAGCGCGGCTGGGAAATCTCCAAGAAGAAGAACGTCGAATACCTGGAGCTGCTCAAGAAGAACGGCATGGCGATCCATCCGCCATCTGCGCAGCTCAAGAGCGACATGAAGAAGGTCGGCGACACCATGATCAAGGAATGGCTGGACAAGGCCGGCCCCGAAGGCCAGGCGGTGGTCGACGCCTACAAGAAGATGTAG
- the lapB gene encoding lipopolysaccharide assembly protein LapB encodes MDFDFSWLLLGLPLAFVLGWLASRFDLRQLRIENRQAPKAYFRGLNFLLNEQQDQAIDAFIEAVQNDPDTQELHFALGNLFRRRGEYQRAVRVHEHLLGRGDLSRADRDRAQHALAQDFLRAGLLDRAEAALQKLEGTRYENEARLALLAIYERSREWTQAAAVAHKLDEAEQASYSVRRAHHLCEQAAEQVAAGDAQGAARLLEQAVALAPQAPRPAIDTAALQLRNGDAAGAYNTLAALCETAPLALPLYATMLQQAAVASQRGGEALLMLQRRYADSPSIDVLEAIMALGGTPVLPDDIAAEASAPPEPRDGYIAHLSHQPSLVAAARWLAGERFAHEQYRQPVQRALDQAARPLMRYRCAACGFEAHQHFWHCPGCQAWDSYPPRRVEEL; translated from the coding sequence ATGGACTTTGACTTCAGCTGGCTGCTGCTTGGCCTGCCGCTCGCATTCGTCCTGGGCTGGCTCGCCTCGCGCTTCGACCTTAGGCAGCTGCGCATCGAGAACCGCCAGGCGCCCAAGGCCTACTTCCGCGGCCTCAACTTCCTGCTCAACGAGCAGCAGGACCAGGCCATCGACGCCTTCATCGAGGCCGTGCAGAACGACCCCGACACTCAGGAGCTGCACTTCGCGCTCGGCAACCTGTTCCGCCGCCGCGGCGAATACCAGCGCGCGGTGCGCGTGCACGAGCACCTGCTGGGCCGGGGCGACCTGAGCCGAGCCGATCGCGACCGCGCGCAGCACGCGCTGGCGCAGGACTTCCTGCGCGCCGGACTGCTCGACCGTGCCGAGGCCGCGCTGCAGAAGCTCGAGGGCACCCGCTACGAGAACGAGGCCCGGCTCGCGCTGCTTGCCATCTACGAGCGCTCGCGCGAATGGACGCAGGCCGCAGCCGTTGCGCACAAGCTCGACGAGGCCGAACAGGCCAGCTACAGCGTGCGCCGTGCGCACCACCTCTGCGAGCAGGCCGCCGAGCAGGTGGCTGCCGGAGACGCCCAGGGGGCGGCCCGGCTGCTGGAACAGGCGGTCGCGCTCGCGCCACAGGCGCCGCGCCCGGCCATCGACACCGCCGCGCTGCAGCTGCGCAACGGCGATGCGGCCGGCGCCTACAACACACTCGCCGCCCTGTGCGAGACCGCGCCGCTGGCACTGCCGCTCTACGCCACGATGCTCCAGCAGGCCGCGGTCGCATCGCAGCGCGGTGGCGAGGCGCTGCTCATGCTGCAGCGCCGCTATGCAGACTCGCCTTCCATCGACGTACTCGAAGCCATCATGGCGCTGGGCGGCACCCCAGTGCTGCCCGACGATATCGCAGCGGAAGCCTCGGCGCCCCCCGAGCCGCGCGACGGCTACATCGCCCACCTGAGCCATCAACCCTCGCTGGTGGCGGCCGCGCGCTGGCTGGCCGGCGAGCGCTTCGCGCATGAGCAGTACCGCCAGCCCGTGCAGCGGGCTCTGGACCAGGCCGCGCGGCCGCTGATGCGCTACCGCTGCGCCGCGTGCGGCTTCGAGGCGCACCAGCATTTCTGGCATTGCCCGGGCTGCCAAGCCTGGGACAGCTATCCGCCGCGGCGCGTGGAAGAGCTCTGA
- a CDS encoding integration host factor subunit beta gives MTRSDLVEELAARFAQLTHRDAEYAVKTILDAMSDALVRGHRIEIRGFGSFTVNRRPPRIGRNPRSGESVQIPEKRVPHFKPGKALREAVDARTAELDAEQRRREG, from the coding sequence ATGACTCGTTCGGACCTTGTTGAAGAATTAGCTGCCCGCTTCGCGCAACTCACGCACCGCGATGCCGAATACGCCGTCAAGACCATTCTTGACGCGATGAGCGACGCGCTGGTGCGCGGTCACCGCATCGAGATCCGCGGCTTCGGCAGCTTCACGGTGAACCGGCGTCCGCCACGCATCGGACGCAATCCGCGTTCGGGCGAAAGCGTGCAGATCCCCGAGAAGCGCGTGCCGCATTTCAAGCCGGGCAAGGCCCTGCGCGAAGCGGTCGATGCGCGCACCGCGGAGCTGGATGCCGAGCAGCGTCGGCGCGAAGGCTGA
- a CDS encoding prephenate dehydrogenase produces MFEQLGLIGCGLMGGSFALALKRAKLVKRVVGYSKSPSTTERARQLGVIDVAAPSALLAVSGADLVLIAVPVGASEATFKAIRHGISEQMLVMDVGSTKGDVIEAARRGLHDQFASFVPAHPIAGREVAGVEHADASLYAGRQVVLTPVKATLRSNVQRATQVWSGIGAKVLTMTPEAHDKAFAAVSHLPHLLAFAFTNAITAQPEGQRFLELAGPGFRDFTRIAAGDPALWRDVLMANREQVLQQSQAFLASLSQLEALVRAGDAQALEDAIAAASAARARWQPGAGVSPD; encoded by the coding sequence ATGTTCGAACAGCTCGGCTTGATCGGCTGCGGCCTGATGGGCGGCTCCTTCGCGCTGGCGCTCAAGCGCGCCAAGCTGGTGAAGCGCGTGGTCGGCTACAGCAAGTCGCCATCGACCACGGAGCGGGCCCGGCAGCTGGGCGTGATCGACGTCGCGGCGCCCTCCGCACTGCTTGCGGTGTCTGGCGCCGACCTGGTGCTGATCGCGGTGCCGGTGGGCGCCTCTGAAGCCACCTTCAAGGCGATCCGCCACGGCATATCCGAGCAGATGCTCGTGATGGACGTGGGCTCGACCAAGGGCGACGTGATCGAGGCTGCGCGACGCGGGCTGCATGATCAGTTCGCCAGCTTCGTTCCCGCGCATCCGATCGCCGGCAGGGAGGTCGCCGGTGTCGAGCACGCCGATGCGAGCCTCTACGCCGGACGCCAGGTGGTCCTGACGCCCGTCAAGGCCACGCTGCGTTCCAACGTGCAGCGCGCAACGCAGGTCTGGTCCGGAATCGGTGCCAAGGTCTTGACCATGACACCGGAGGCGCACGACAAGGCTTTCGCGGCCGTCAGCCACCTCCCCCACCTGCTCGCCTTCGCCTTCACCAACGCAATCACGGCCCAGCCTGAGGGGCAGCGCTTCCTCGAGCTGGCCGGCCCGGGCTTTCGCGACTTCACGCGCATCGCAGCCGGCGACCCGGCCCTGTGGCGCGACGTCCTGATGGCCAATCGCGAGCAGGTACTGCAGCAGTCGCAGGCCTTTCTCGCGTCCCTCTCGCAGCTCGAAGCCCTGGTGCGCGCCGGCGATGCGCAGGCGCTCGAGGACGCCATCGCTGCAGCGAGCGCCGCCCGCGCACGATGGCAGCCGGGCGCCGGCGTGTCGCCGGACTGA
- the pheA gene encoding prephenate dehydratase → MTASTPSPASDPSASLADLRVQIDSLDRQLLDLLNRRAHVAEQVGEVKKREGTPYFRPDRVAQVIEKMQQSNQGPLKALHVAAIWREIMSACLALESPQRVAVLGPEGTFCEQAAIEYFGGAADLIYCASFDEVFHATAAGSAQYGVVGVENTTEGVVTRSLDLFLHSPTHVVGEVSLLVRHHLLRTVNSLEGIEAVLAHPQALAQCQTWLSKHLPHAERRAVSSNAEGARLAAGNPAWAGLASERAATRFGLHIVSHAIQDDSYNRTRFAIICLPQTLAMPPASSKDCTSLVVSVPNRPGAVHDLLVPLKLNDVSMTRFESRPARTGQWEYYFYIDLDGHPSQPNVAAALAELRKLCAFYKVIGAYPVTA, encoded by the coding sequence ATGACCGCCTCCACGCCCTCCCCCGCCTCCGACCCTTCCGCCAGCCTCGCCGACCTCCGGGTGCAGATCGATTCGCTCGACCGGCAACTGCTCGACCTCCTCAACCGCCGCGCCCACGTGGCCGAGCAGGTGGGTGAGGTCAAGAAGCGCGAAGGCACGCCCTACTTCCGACCCGACCGCGTCGCGCAGGTGATCGAGAAGATGCAGCAGAGCAACCAGGGCCCGCTCAAGGCGCTGCACGTGGCTGCCATCTGGCGCGAGATCATGTCGGCCTGCCTGGCGCTCGAGTCGCCGCAGCGCGTCGCCGTGCTTGGACCCGAGGGCACCTTCTGCGAGCAAGCGGCCATCGAGTACTTCGGCGGCGCCGCCGACCTGATCTACTGCGCCAGCTTCGACGAGGTTTTCCACGCCACGGCGGCTGGTAGCGCGCAATACGGCGTGGTCGGCGTCGAGAACACCACCGAAGGCGTGGTCACGCGCTCACTCGACCTGTTCCTGCACTCCCCGACCCACGTGGTCGGCGAGGTCAGCCTGCTGGTGCGTCACCACCTGCTGCGCACGGTCAATTCGCTGGAGGGTATCGAGGCGGTCCTGGCCCACCCGCAGGCGCTTGCGCAGTGCCAGACCTGGCTGTCCAAGCACCTGCCGCATGCAGAGCGGCGCGCCGTCTCCAGCAATGCCGAGGGCGCCCGGCTCGCGGCCGGCAACCCGGCCTGGGCCGGCTTGGCCAGCGAACGGGCCGCCACGCGCTTCGGGCTGCACATCGTGTCGCATGCGATCCAGGACGACTCGTACAACCGCACCCGTTTCGCCATCATCTGCCTGCCGCAGACCCTGGCCATGCCGCCGGCCTCGAGCAAGGACTGCACCAGCCTGGTGGTCTCCGTGCCGAACCGGCCGGGCGCCGTCCACGACCTGCTGGTCCCCCTCAAGCTCAACGATGTTTCGATGACCCGCTTCGAGTCGCGCCCCGCGCGCACCGGCCAGTGGGAGTACTACTTCTACATCGACCTCGACGGCCATCCTTCGCAGCCCAACGTGGCCGCCGCCCTCGCCGAACTGCGCAAGCTCTGCGCGTTCTACAAGGTCATCGGGGCCTACCCCGTCACCGCCTGA
- the serC gene encoding 3-phosphoserine/phosphohydroxythreonine transaminase, producing MPEAVLQRAAAEMLDWHGSGMSVMEMSHRGKEFGAICAQTEADLRTLLAVPEQFHILFMQGGGLGENAIVPMNLSRGGSVDFVITGSWSAKSQKEAQRYCQSRIAASNADSQHTRLPAAASWQLSGDASYVHLCSNETIHGVEFQELPDLAALGSKSPLVIDFSSHVASRPVDWGRVGLAFGGAQKNLGPAGLTLVIVRDDLLGHALEICPSAFNYRIVADNGSMYNTPPTWAIYVAGLTFQWLRQQTEGALTGVAAMEQRNIAKARLLYDFIDASPFYENRVAPDCRSRMNVPFFLKDESRNEAFLAGAREAGLLQLKGHKSVGGMRASIYNAMPLEGVQALVGYMREFEQSHA from the coding sequence ATGCCGGAGGCAGTGCTGCAACGCGCCGCCGCCGAGATGCTGGACTGGCATGGCAGCGGCATGAGCGTGATGGAGATGAGCCATCGCGGCAAGGAGTTCGGCGCAATCTGCGCTCAGACCGAAGCCGACCTGCGCACGCTGCTCGCGGTGCCCGAGCAGTTCCACATCCTCTTCATGCAGGGCGGCGGCCTGGGCGAGAACGCGATCGTCCCCATGAACCTGTCGCGCGGCGGAAGCGTCGACTTCGTGATCACCGGCAGTTGGAGCGCCAAGTCGCAGAAGGAAGCGCAGCGCTATTGCCAGTCGCGCATTGCGGCCTCGAACGCCGACAGCCAGCACACACGGCTGCCCGCGGCTGCGAGCTGGCAGCTCTCGGGCGATGCTTCCTACGTGCACCTCTGCTCGAACGAGACCATCCACGGCGTCGAATTCCAGGAGTTGCCTGATCTGGCCGCGCTGGGCAGCAAGTCCCCACTGGTCATCGACTTCTCCTCGCACGTGGCTTCGCGCCCCGTCGACTGGGGCCGCGTCGGCCTGGCTTTCGGCGGCGCTCAGAAAAATCTCGGCCCGGCTGGCCTCACGCTGGTGATCGTGCGCGACGACCTGCTGGGCCACGCGCTCGAGATCTGCCCCAGCGCCTTCAACTACCGGATCGTCGCGGACAACGGGTCCATGTACAACACCCCGCCGACCTGGGCCATCTACGTTGCGGGACTCACCTTCCAGTGGCTGCGGCAGCAGACTGAGGGCGCGCTGACCGGCGTCGCGGCGATGGAGCAACGCAACATCGCCAAGGCACGGCTGCTCTACGACTTCATCGATGCGTCGCCGTTCTACGAAAACCGGGTCGCGCCCGACTGCCGCTCGCGCATGAACGTCCCCTTCTTCCTCAAGGACGAGAGCCGCAACGAGGCTTTCCTGGCGGGCGCGCGCGAGGCCGGCCTGCTGCAGCTCAAGGGCCACAAGTCGGTCGGCGGCATGCGGGCCAGCATCTACAACGCGATGCCGCTCGAAGGCGTGCAGGCGCTGGTGGGCTACATGCGAGAATTCGAGCAGTCGCACGCGTAG
- a CDS encoding ComEA family DNA-binding protein, with protein sequence MLKKILAIMAMLFAAASWAAVDANKASDAELDAVRGVGPSLSKRIIDERKKGGDFKDWPDLMSRVKGVKEKAAAKLSAEGLTVNGQSFGGSAPATKVAKAESKKDKAEGTAKKAEQKP encoded by the coding sequence ATGTTGAAGAAGATTCTGGCCATCATGGCCATGCTGTTTGCCGCTGCCTCGTGGGCGGCTGTCGATGCCAACAAGGCAAGCGATGCGGAGCTCGATGCCGTCAGGGGCGTAGGTCCTTCGCTCTCCAAGCGCATCATCGACGAGCGGAAGAAGGGTGGAGACTTCAAGGACTGGCCCGACCTCATGAGCCGGGTCAAGGGCGTCAAGGAAAAGGCGGCTGCCAAGCTGTCGGCCGAGGGCCTGACGGTCAACGGCCAAAGCTTCGGTGGCTCGGCGCCAGCGACCAAGGTCGCCAAGGCGGAGTCCAAGAAGGACAAGGCCGAGGGCACGGCAAAGAAAGCCGAGCAAAAGCCCTGA
- the rpsA gene encoding 30S ribosomal protein S1: protein MSESFADLFEESLKRSEMRSGEVITAEVVRVEHNHVVVNAGLKSEAYVPIEEFKNDKGELEVQAGDFVSVAIGSVENGYGDTILSRDTAKRLASWLALEKALESGDFVTGTTSGKVKGGLTVLVNGIRAFLPGSLIDTRPIKDLTPYENKTLEFKVIKLDRKRNNVVLSRRAVVEASMGEERAKLMETLKEGAVVRGVVKNITEYGAFVDLGGIDGLLHITDMAWRRVRHPSEVVQAGQEITAKILKFDTEKNRVSLGLKQMGDDPWMGVSRRYPQGTRLFGKVTNIADYGAFVELEPGIEGLVHVSEMDWTNKNIAPNKIVSLGDEVEVMVLEIDEDKRRISLGMKQCKANPWQEFAQNTKRGDRVKGPIKSITDFGVFVGLAAGIDGLVHLSDLSWNEPGETAVRNYKKGQEVEAIVLAVDVDRERISLGIKQLDSDPFTTFTTVNDKGQIVTGKVKTVDPRGAEIDLGDDIIGYLRASEISRDRVEDARNVLKEGDEVTAVVVNVDRKTRNIQLSIKQKDLADEQGAMANLSQQSARENAGTTSLGALLRAKLDSNNEK from the coding sequence ATGTCTGAATCTTTTGCCGACCTGTTCGAAGAATCCCTGAAGCGTTCCGAAATGCGCAGCGGCGAGGTCATCACCGCCGAAGTCGTGCGCGTCGAGCACAACCACGTCGTGGTCAACGCCGGCCTCAAGTCCGAGGCCTACGTGCCGATCGAGGAGTTCAAGAACGACAAGGGCGAACTCGAAGTCCAGGCCGGCGATTTCGTCTCCGTGGCCATCGGCAGCGTCGAGAACGGCTACGGCGACACCATCCTCTCCCGCGACACCGCCAAGCGCCTGGCCTCGTGGCTGGCGCTCGAGAAGGCGCTCGAATCCGGCGACTTCGTCACCGGCACGACGAGCGGCAAGGTCAAGGGCGGCCTGACCGTCCTGGTCAACGGCATCCGCGCCTTCCTGCCGGGCTCGCTGATCGACACCCGTCCGATCAAGGACCTGACCCCGTACGAGAACAAGACCCTCGAATTCAAGGTCATCAAGCTCGACCGCAAGCGCAACAACGTGGTGCTCTCGCGCCGCGCAGTGGTCGAGGCCAGCATGGGCGAAGAGCGCGCCAAGCTGATGGAGACCCTGAAGGAAGGCGCAGTCGTGCGCGGTGTGGTCAAGAACATCACCGAATACGGTGCGTTCGTCGACCTCGGCGGCATCGACGGCCTGCTGCACATCACCGACATGGCCTGGCGCCGCGTCCGCCACCCGAGCGAGGTGGTGCAGGCCGGCCAGGAAATCACGGCCAAGATCCTCAAGTTCGACACCGAGAAGAACCGCGTCTCGCTGGGCCTCAAGCAGATGGGCGACGACCCGTGGATGGGCGTCTCGCGCCGCTACCCGCAGGGCACGCGCCTGTTCGGCAAGGTCACCAACATCGCCGACTACGGCGCCTTCGTCGAGCTCGAGCCCGGCATCGAGGGCCTGGTGCACGTCTCCGAGATGGACTGGACCAACAAGAACATCGCCCCCAACAAGATCGTCTCCCTGGGGGACGAAGTCGAAGTCATGGTCCTCGAGATCGACGAAGACAAGCGCCGCATCAGCCTGGGCATGAAGCAGTGCAAGGCCAATCCGTGGCAGGAATTCGCGCAGAACACCAAGCGCGGCGACCGCGTCAAGGGTCCGATCAAGTCGATCACCGACTTCGGCGTGTTCGTGGGCCTGGCTGCCGGTATCGACGGCCTGGTGCACCTGTCCGACCTCTCTTGGAACGAGCCCGGCGAAACCGCCGTGCGCAACTACAAGAAGGGCCAGGAAGTCGAAGCGATCGTGCTGGCCGTCGACGTCGACCGCGAGCGCATCAGCCTGGGCATCAAGCAGCTCGACAGCGACCCCTTCACCACCTTCACTACGGTGAATGACAAGGGCCAGATCGTGACCGGCAAGGTCAAGACCGTCGACCCGCGCGGCGCCGAAATCGACCTGGGCGACGACATCATCGGCTACCTGCGCGCCAGCGAGATCTCCCGCGACCGCGTGGAAGATGCCCGCAACGTGCTCAAGGAAGGCGACGAGGTCACGGCCGTGGTGGTCAATGTGGATCGCAAGACCCGCAACATCCAGCTGTCGATCAAGCAGAAGGACCTGGCCGACGAGCAAGGCGCGATGGCCAACCTGAGCCAGCAGTCGGCACGCGAGAACGCAGGCACGACCAGCCTGGGCGCCCTGCTGCGCGCCAAGCTCGACAGCAACAACGAAAAGTAA
- a CDS encoding LapA family protein, whose product MKYLLWLLKAAIFFTLFAFALNNQHDATVYFFFGTSWRAPLVLVVLAAFAGGLVVGALGMLPGWWKHRSAAAQLPGAAAPAAATNGAPTPPAATTDLPAVRQHGL is encoded by the coding sequence ATGAAATATCTCCTGTGGCTGCTCAAGGCAGCCATTTTTTTTACCCTCTTCGCTTTCGCGCTGAACAACCAGCACGACGCCACTGTCTACTTCTTCTTCGGCACCTCCTGGCGCGCCCCGCTGGTGCTGGTGGTGCTCGCCGCCTTTGCCGGCGGGCTGGTAGTGGGCGCACTCGGCATGCTGCCGGGCTGGTGGAAGCACCGTAGCGCAGCCGCTCAGCTGCCCGGCGCTGCCGCCCCTGCTGCCGCGACAAACGGCGCGCCCACGCCACCGGCTGCCACGACCGACCTGCCCGCCGTACGCCAACATGGACTTTGA